The Siniperca chuatsi isolate FFG_IHB_CAS linkage group LG9, ASM2008510v1, whole genome shotgun sequence genome includes a region encoding these proteins:
- the rpp25l gene encoding ribonuclease P protein subunit p25-like protein produces MENYSKARTVEQPSVCPFPGLPPDTPEVRVKDGSKIRNLLRYALSRMEAKPRAAEDEGRPTPEEGGVAVEGQQEAPGRPLCKQVVFTASGKGVSKAITCAEIVKRRVKGLHQLTRLLFSTVVEVWEPLEPAAGLDSLTVSRNVPAIWILLSTEPLDCSQPGYQAPGRYDTLWAQSNREEGGGFPGQRPGHKRKKGGGGGGGGGSGGRGRGPGRQTGRPREPAKGQS; encoded by the coding sequence ATGGAGAACTACAGTAAGGCTCGGACGGTGGAGCagccgtctgtctgtccgttcCCCGGCCTCCCCCCTGACACGCCAGAGGTCCGCGTCAAAGATGGCAGCAAGATCCGCAACCTGCTGCGTTACGCCCTGAGCCGCATGGAGGCCAAACCCCGAGCAGCTGAGGACGAGGGACGACCCACACCCGAGGAAGGTGGCGTGGCCGTGGAGGGACAACAGGAAGCACCGGGGCGGCCGCTTTGCAAACAGGTCGTCTTCACGGCGAGCGGCAAGGGAGTGTCTAAAGCCATCACGTGCGCTGAGATCGTGAAGCGGCGCGTGAAGGGGCTCCACCAGCTCACCAGGCTGCTGTTCAGCACCGTGGTGGAGGTGTGGGAGCCGCTGGAGCCCGCCGCCGGCCTCGACAGCCTGACGGTCAGCAGGAACGTGCCCGCCATCTGGATCCTGCTCTCCACGGAGCCGCTGGACTGCAGCCAGCCTGGATACCAGGCACCGGGCCGCTACGACACCCTGTGGGCTCAGTCTAAcagggaggagggtggagggttCCCCGGACAGAGACCGGGGCACAAGAGGAAgaaaggtggaggaggaggaggaggaggaggcagtggCGGCAGAGGGAGGGGACCTGGCCGTCAGACTGGACGGCCCAGAGAGCCAGCTAAAGGACAGAGTTGA